One stretch of Triticum urartu cultivar G1812 unplaced genomic scaffold, Tu2.1 TuUngrouped_contig_6059, whole genome shotgun sequence DNA includes these proteins:
- the LOC125530086 gene encoding chemocyanin-like yields the protein MAARGGGSANVAVLLAVLLLCTLVAEAAVFNVGDRGGWSFNTNSWPTGKRFKAGDVLVFKYDATAHDVVAVSAAGYKACAKPAKGAKVYKSGADRVTLARGTNYFICSIPGHCQSGMKIAVTAA from the exons ATGGCCGCACGGGGAGGAGGCAGTGCCAACGTGGCCGTGCTCCTTGCCGTGCTTCTTCTCTGCACTCTcgtggcggag gcggcggtgtTCAACGTCGGCGACCGCGGCGGCTGGTCCTTCAACACCAACTCCTGGCCCACCGGCAAGCGCTTCAAGGCCGGCGATGTCCTAG TGTTCAAGTACGACGCGACGGCGCACGACGTGGTGGCGGTGAGCGCGGCGGGGTACAAGGCCTGCGCCAAGCCGGCCAAGGGCGCCAAGGTCTACAAGTCCGGCGCCGACCGCGTCACCCTCGCCCGCGGCACAAACTACTTCATCTGTAGCATCCCCGGACACTGCCAATCCGGCATGAAGATCGCCGTCACTGCCGCCTAG